A genomic window from Salvelinus namaycush isolate Seneca chromosome 21, SaNama_1.0, whole genome shotgun sequence includes:
- the LOC120066677 gene encoding serine/threonine-protein kinase H1 homolog, which yields MGCRTSKVLPEPPGDVQLDLVKKVDPLQTDIYKHFIRGDGSGSKMRGEKTGSPPPQAAFSAAQAPTNTGQPEASDPRRNKVAKYRAKFDPRVTAKYDIKALIGRGSFSRVVRVEHKSTRQPYAIKMIETRYREGREVCESELCVLRRVRHTNIIQLMEVFETAERVYMVMELATGGELFDRIIARGSFTERDATRVLQMVLDGVKYLHTLGITHRDLKPENLLYYHPGADSKIMVTDFGLASTRKKGDECLMKTTCGTPEYIAPEILVRKPYTNAVDMWALGVISYILLSGTMPFEDDNRMRLYRQILKGKYSFSGEPWPSVSNLAKDFIDRVLTVDPSERLTAGQALKHPWIVSMAASSSMKNLQRSISQNLLKRASSRCHSTKSAQSTRSSRSTKSNKARRAREKELRELNRRYQQQYNG from the exons ATGGGGTGCAGGACGAGCAAGGTCCTCCCTGAGCCACCTGGAGATGTCCAGCTAGACTTGGTCAAAAAGGTGGATCCCCTCCAGACCGACATCTACAAACATTTCATCCGAGGCGACGGCAGTGGGAGTAAAATGAGAGGGGAGAAAACAGGCTCTCCCCCGCCCCAGGCAGCATTCTCAGCCGCCCAGGCACCCACAAATACAGGCCAACCAGAGGCCTCTGACCCACGCAGAAACAAGGTAGCCAAGTACAGAGCTAAGTTTGACCCACGGGTCACAGCCAAATATGACATTAAGGCGCTGATAGGCCGAGGTAGCTTCAGCCGGGTGGTGCGAGTGGAGCATAAGAGCACGCGGCAGCCCTATGCCATCAAGATGATAGAGACGCGCTACAGAGAGGGACGTGAGGTATGTGAGTCAGAGCTGTGTGTCCTGCGGCGTGTACGCCACACCAACATTATCCAGCTGATGGAGGTGTTTGAGACAGCTGAGAGAGTATACATGGTGATGGAGCTGGCTACAGGGGGAGAGCTTTTTGACCGTATCATCGCCCGTGGTTCTTTCACAGAGCGTGATGCTACACGTGTCCTACAGATGGTACTGGACGGGGTCAAGTATCTACATACACTTGGCATCACCCACCGTGACCTCAAGCCTGAGAACCTGCTCTACTATCACCCCGGTGCGGACTCTAAGATTATGGTCACTGACTTTGGGCTGGCCAGCACTCGTAAGAAGGGTGATGAGTGCTTGATGAAGACCACTTGTGGGACACCAGAGTACATTGCCCCAGAGATCCTGGTACGAAAGCCATACACCAATGCTGTGGATATGTGGGCTCTAGGGGTCATCTCCTACATTCTGCTGAGTGGAACCATGCCCTTTGAGGATGACAACCGCATGCGCCTCTACCGTCAGATCCTCAAGGGGAAGTACAGCTTTTCTGGGGAG CCATGGCCCAGTGTGTCCAACCTGGCAAAGGACTTCATCGACCGTGTGCTGACTGTTGACCCCAGTGAGAGGTTAACAGCAGGCCAGGCTCTGAAGCACCCCTGGATCGTCAGCATGGCCGCGTCATCCTCCATGAAGAACCTGCAGCGCTCTATCTCCCAGAACCTCCTGAAGAGGGCCTCATCACGCTGTCACAGTACCAAGTCTGCCCAGTCCACACGCTCCAGCCGCTCCACTAAGTCCAACAAGGCTCGTCGTGCTCGGGAGAAAGAGCTGCGTGAGCTCAACCGCCGCTACCAACAACAATACAATGGCTGA